A window of Diospyros lotus cultivar Yz01 chromosome 14, ASM1463336v1, whole genome shotgun sequence contains these coding sequences:
- the LOC127790931 gene encoding lipid phosphate phosphatase 2-like, whose protein sequence is MGNMSLTDEYGTHTIKSHGSMLARYHMQDWLMLPLLLLVIGGLNYIEPFHRYVGKDMMTDLTFPFKEDTIPMWAVPVYAILFPCLIFFLYYMSRRDVYDLHHAVLGLLFSVLITGVITDSIKDAVGRPRPNFFWRCFSDGMPVFNPSDMDVMCTNTNLKVIKEGYKSFPSGHTSWSFAGLGFLSLYLSGKIRAFDHRGNVVKVCIVIMPYLMAILVGVSRVSDYWHHWTDVFAGAIIGTIISSLCYLHFFPLPHRTNGWAPHAYFGMLADANSVRNPATDMQTAPYMHYRFDEETG, encoded by the exons ATGGGGAACATGAGCTTGACTGATGAGTATGGCACTCATACTATCAAATCCCATGGAAGCATGTTGGCAAGATATCATATGCAGGACTGGCTAatgcttcctcttcttctgtTGGTAATTGGGGGATTGAACTATATAGAACCCTTTCATCGTTATGTGGGAAAGGACATGATGACAGATCTCACATTCCCATTCAAAGAAGACACCATACCCATGTGGGCTGTTCCA GTCTACGCAATACTGTTCCCTTGTCTAATATTTTTCCTCTACTACATGTCCCGAAGAGATGTTTATGATTTGCACCATGCTGTACTGG GCCTTTTGTTTTCTGTGCTGATTACTGGGGTCATAACGGATTCAATCAAAGATGCCGTCGGCCGGCCGAGACCAAACTTCTTCTGGCGATGTTTCAGTGATGGAATGCCA GTATTTAATCCTTCCGACATGGATGTTATGTGCACCAACACGAACTTAAAGGTTATAAAGGAAGGTTACAAAAGTTTCCCAAGTGGTCACACTTCAT GGTCATTCGCAGGCCTAGGTTTCCTCTCACTTTATTTGTCTGGAAAAATTAGAGCCTTCGATCATAGAGGCAACGTTGTGAAGGTCTGCATTGTTATCATGCCATATCTTATGGCTATACTTGTTGGAGTTTCTCGCGTGAGTGACTATTGGCATCATTGGACAGACGTATTCGCCGGAGCCATTATAG GAACTATAATTTCTTCCCTATGCTACTTGCATTTCTTTCCACTGCCCCATCGCACCAACG GTTGGGCACCACATGCCTATTTTGGAATGTTGGCTGATGCTAATAGTGTTCGTAACCCAGCAACAGACATGCAAACAGCTCCTTACATGCACTATAGATTTGATGAAGAAACTGGTTAA